The following proteins are encoded in a genomic region of Lachnospiraceae bacterium KM106-2:
- a CDS encoding NAD-dependent glyceraldehyde-3-phosphate dehydrogenase, with protein MAVKVAINGFGRIGRLAFRQMFGAEGYEVVAINDLTSPKMLAHLLKYDSAQGRYALADKVEAKEDSIVVDGKEIKIYAKANAEELPWGEIGVDVVLECTGFYTSKAKSEAHIKAGAKKVVISAPAGNDLPTIVYSVNENTLKATDTVISAASCTTNCLAPMADTLNKLSKIKKGYMTTIHAYTGDQMTLDGPQRKGDLRRARAAAVNIVPNSTGAAKAIGLVIPELLGVLDGCAQRVPVPTGSLTQLVAMVEGKVTEADVNAAMKAAASESFGYTEEELVSSDIVGIRFGSLFDATQTKCLDMGDGTTMVKVVSWYDNENSYTSQMVRTIKYFAELA; from the coding sequence ATGGCAGTAAAAGTTGCAATCAATGGTTTTGGACGTATCGGACGTCTTGCATTTAGACAAATGTTTGGAGCAGAGGGATATGAAGTAGTTGCTATCAACGACTTAACAAGCCCAAAAATGTTAGCTCACTTATTAAAATATGATTCAGCACAAGGTAGATATGCATTAGCTGATAAAGTAGAAGCTAAAGAAGATTCTATCGTAGTAGACGGAAAAGAAATCAAAATCTACGCAAAAGCAAACGCTGAAGAACTTCCTTGGGGAGAAATCGGTGTTGATGTAGTATTAGAATGTACTGGATTCTATACATCAAAAGCAAAATCAGAAGCACATATCAAAGCTGGAGCTAAAAAAGTTGTTATCTCTGCACCTGCAGGAAACGATCTTCCAACTATCGTTTACAGCGTAAACGAAAACACATTAAAAGCTACAGATACAGTAATCTCTGCTGCATCTTGTACTACAAACTGCTTAGCTCCTATGGCTGACACATTAAACAAATTATCTAAAATCAAAAAAGGTTATATGACTACAATCCATGCTTACACAGGTGATCAAATGACTCTTGATGGACCACAAAGAAAAGGTGATTTAAGAAGAGCTAGAGCAGCTGCTGTAAACATCGTTCCTAACTCAACAGGTGCTGCTAAAGCAATCGGTTTAGTAATCCCTGAATTATTAGGTGTATTAGATGGTTGTGCACAAAGAGTTCCAGTTCCAACTGGTTCATTAACTCAATTAGTTGCTATGGTTGAAGGTAAAGTAACAGAAGCTGATGTAAACGCTGCTATGAAAGCTGCTGCATCTGAATCTTTCGGTTACACTGAAGAAGAATTAGTATCTTCTGATATCGTTGGTATCAGATTTGGTTCTTTATTCGATGCAACTCAAACTAAATGCTTAGATATGGGTGATGGAACAACTATGGTTAAGGTTGTATCTTGGTACGATAACGAAAACTCATACACTAGCCAAATGGTTAGAACAATCAAATACTTCGCTGAATTAGCTTAG
- a CDS encoding phosphoglycerate kinase, with product MLNKKSVDDINVKGKRVLVRCDFNVPLQDGKITDENRLVAALPTIKKLIADGGKVILCSHLGKPKGEPKPELSLAPVAVRLSELLGQEVKFAADNEVVGANAKAAVEAMKDGEVVLLENTRYRKEETKNEEAFSKDLASLADVFVNDAFGTAHRAHCSNVGVTKFVDTAVVGYLMQKEIDFLGNAVNKPERPFVAILGGSKVSSKISVINNLLDKVDTLIIGGGMAYTFMKAQGEEVGNSLLEADYLDYAKEMMDKAKAKGVKLLIPVDTVVAKEFSNDAEFKTVARGQIEPGWEGLDIGEETRKLYADAIKDAKTVVWNGPMGVFEMSNFAGGTVAVAKALADIDATTIIGGGDSAAAVNILGFGDKMTHISTGGGASLEFLEGKDLPGVVAANDK from the coding sequence ATGTTAAATAAAAAATCCGTAGATGATATTAATGTTAAAGGAAAAAGAGTATTAGTACGTTGTGACTTTAACGTACCTTTACAAGATGGAAAGATCACAGATGAAAACCGTCTTGTAGCTGCATTACCTACAATTAAAAAATTAATCGCTGATGGAGGAAAAGTAATTCTTTGTTCTCACCTTGGTAAACCAAAGGGTGAACCAAAGCCAGAATTATCTTTAGCTCCTGTAGCAGTTCGTTTATCTGAATTATTAGGACAAGAAGTAAAATTCGCTGCTGATAATGAAGTAGTTGGCGCTAACGCTAAAGCTGCTGTTGAAGCAATGAAAGACGGAGAAGTTGTACTTCTTGAAAATACTCGTTATAGAAAAGAAGAAACTAAGAATGAAGAAGCATTCTCTAAAGATTTAGCTTCTTTAGCTGATGTATTTGTAAATGATGCATTCGGTACTGCACATAGAGCACATTGTTCTAACGTTGGTGTTACTAAATTTGTTGACACTGCAGTAGTTGGATACTTAATGCAAAAAGAAATCGATTTCTTAGGAAACGCTGTAAATAAACCAGAAAGACCATTCGTAGCTATTCTTGGTGGATCTAAAGTTTCTAGTAAGATTTCTGTAATCAACAACTTATTAGACAAAGTTGATACACTTATCATTGGTGGAGGTATGGCTTATACTTTCATGAAAGCTCAGGGAGAAGAAGTTGGTAACTCACTTCTTGAAGCTGATTACTTAGATTACGCAAAAGAAATGATGGATAAAGCAAAAGCAAAAGGAGTTAAATTATTAATTCCTGTTGATACAGTAGTTGCTAAAGAATTCTCTAATGATGCAGAATTCAAAACAGTAGCTCGTGGACAGATCGAACCAGGATGGGAAGGTCTTGATATCGGTGAAGAAACTCGTAAATTATACGCTGATGCTATCAAAGATGCTAAGACTGTAGTTTGGAACGGACCTATGGGTGTATTCGAAATGTCTAACTTCGCTGGTGGTACTGTTGCAGTAGCAAAAGCTTTAGCTGATATCGATGCAACTACAATCATCGGTGGTGGAGATTCTGCAGCCGCTGTTAATATCTTAGGATTCGGTGATAAGATGACTCACATCTCAACAGGTGGTGGAGCTTCTCTTGAATTCTTAGAAGGTAAAGACTTACCAGGTGTAGTAGCAGCTAACGATAAATAA